From the Phyllopteryx taeniolatus isolate TA_2022b chromosome 16, UOR_Ptae_1.2, whole genome shotgun sequence genome, one window contains:
- the rmi2 gene encoding recQ-mediated genome instability protein 2 yields MSSGVMDKPEDAAGEGKRAPPVKVLSGQLRTATEVRGSSGWLVRDLSLPVLLVWMQGTVLEVQLELGTVLLMDETGTFTVQGVNSVPKGKPCLSSGKYVMVMGVVQAVSPEPVVRAVKLADLSEHATLHRQMWKLEVEDLQRVLARPASVGP; encoded by the exons ATGTCGTCTGGCGTAATGGACAAACCAGAAGACGCAGCCGGTGAGGGGAAGCGCGCCCCGCCGGTGAAGGTCCTGTCCGGCCAGCTGAGGACTGCGACGGAGGTACGGGGGAGCTCCGGCTGGCTCGTCAGGGATCTTTCCCTGCCGGTCTTGCTGGTGTGGATGCAGGGCACCGTGCTGGAGGTGCAGTTGGAGCTCGGCACCGTGCTGCTCATGGACGAGACGGGCACGTTCACAGTCCAGGGCGTCAACAGTGTGCCTAAAGGGAAACCGTGTTTGTCTTCGG GTAAATATGTGATGGTGATGGGCGTGGTCCAGGCAGTCTCCCCGGAGCCGGTGGTCCGCGCCGTCAAGCTGGCCGACCTCTCCGAGCACGCCACGCTGCACagacagatgtggaagctggAGGTGGAGGATCTGCAGCGGGTGCTGGCTCGTCCCGCCTCTGTCGGACCATGA